In Zygosaccharomyces rouxii strain CBS732 chromosome D complete sequence, one DNA window encodes the following:
- a CDS encoding uncharacterized protein (no similarity): MGLKKIFSSVRSNNSVKSSDHSESEATVIDQGSSEFESNESLNFQFESEKTDSACSTAIPEETGVYPSIPNSPSDPASEHVVYSDDDGSAESPIQDSIKVINGLNLSVDFDPQFQNTIVGLDDIEEFKSDYCALKKEDGKLASHTSELTSNNKAPTPNNVSIRSLAKDLRKENFGIIELPSKDSISRKMYDKVVKERLETFLVNRELKTEIAALSQLVVSLNHIHNDTMRNLQIEAFRAQTFENALITTRHQAEAEKAGLHQVIDNLTETNEELTAGAEKMKCGYEEIISELIKQRIDDLQQLKSRTQADKLALENAQRLQREKLNCMSLLNNSQGEDHELQRSAQRSDQRQSQDLQAHHEELIKKFCVQ, from the coding sequence ATGGGtttaaagaagatattTTCTTCTGTCCGCTCTAACAACAGCGTTAAGTCTTCTGATCACAGTGAATCTGAAGCAACTGTCATTGACCAGGGCAGCTCGGAATTTGAATCCAATGAAAGCTTGAATTTTCAATTCGAAAGTGAGAAAACCGACTCTGCTTGCTCTACAGCTATTCCTGAAGAGACGGGAGTATATCCCTCAATTCCCAACAGCCCCAGCGATCCTGCCAGTGAACATGTTGTCTATAGCGATGACGATGGTAGCGCCGAAAGTCCAATTCAAGATTCAATTAAGGTAATCAATGGTCTCAACCTGAGCGTTGATTTTGATCCCCAATTTCAGAATACAATTGTCGGTTTAGATGACATCGAAGAATTTAAAAGTGATTACTGTGCTCTCAAGAAGGAAGATGGGAAATTGGCATCCCATACATCTGAATTAACATCTAATAACAAGGCACCAACCCCAAATAATGTTAGTATACGAAGCCTGGCTAAGGATCTTCGAAAGGAGAATTTTGGAATAATTGAGCTTCCCTCAAAAGATTCGATTAGCCGTAAAATGTATGACAAGGTtgtaaaagaaagattagAGACATTTTTGGTGAATCGAGAATTGAAGACGGAGATAGCTGCATTGAGCCAATTGGTAGTTAGTCTCAATCACATACATAATGACACGATGAGAAATTTGCAAATTGAAGCATTTAGGGCTcaaacttttgaaaatgctTTGATTACCACCAGGCATCaagctgaagctgaaaaggCCGGCTTACACCAGGTGATTGATAATTTGACTGAGactaatgaagaattgactGCTGGTGcagaaaaaatgaaatgtGGTTACGAAGAAATCATCTCTGAGCTAATCAagcaaagaattgatgatttgcAACAGCTAAAGTCAAGAACACAAGCAGATAAATTGGCTCTTGAAAATGCTCAAAGACTGCAGagggaaaaattgaattgtATGTCTCTATTGAATAATTCACAAGGGGAAGACCatgaattacaaagaagCGCCCAAAGGAGTGATCAACGACAATCGCAGGATTTACAAGCCCACcatgaagaattgatcaagaaattttgtgTCCAGTAA
- the CDC26 gene encoding anaphase promoting complex subunit CDC26 (weakly similar to uniprot|P14724 Saccharomyces cerevisiae YFR036W) → MLRRPPTTLQLAQDDVSELIAELEEEKLQQRIQSQRKNLIRSSTRVESGRSDDGRLSEPAGIDSSFQISPLDGKRLPLELSEGPPRASSHWSNNNRPNKVPTPGININNSNNNNNNNAEIAGLNTTNPNTEGNPFYNQSQ, encoded by the coding sequence ATGTTGAGAAGACCTCCTACGACATTACAGTTGGCACAAGATGATGTTTCTGAACTGATAGCTGAGTTGGAAGAGGAGAAGTTACAACAGAGAATTCAATCACAACGTAAGAATTTAATACGATCTTCCACTAGAGTGGAAAGTGGTAGAAGCGATGATGGTAGATTGTCAGAACCAGCTGGAATCGATTCCAGCTTTCAAATTAGTCCTCTCGATGGCAAAAGACTTCCATTAGAATTATCAGAAGGACCACCAAGGGCATCGTCACATTGGTCTAACAATAACCGACCCAATAAGGTACCTACTCCTGGAATCAATAttaataatagtaataataataataataataatgctGAAATCGCTGGTCTTAATACAACGAATCCTAATACCGAAGGTAATCCATTTTATAATCAAAGCCAATAA
- the EMC5 gene encoding Emc5p (similar to uniprot|P40540 Saccharomyces cerevisiae YIL027C KRE27 Protein of unknown function null mutant shows K1 killer toxin resistance), whose translation MALLSTILILFSSALILHSGFSSHEFHQLLKSLPQDSHSYLGHQLPKDIQYEAIAGIITFTIAVFFSFKKLTYYPLQGPQKLITLNHYLHEIRMNKATNVDNLIGNDPYGEINHTPNFIDIHAKREETKRWLEQNDKKEI comes from the coding sequence ATGGCCCTCCTGTCAACCATTCTTATTCTATTTTCGAGTGCATTAATTCTCCATTCAGGTTTTTCCAGCCAtgaatttcaccaattgtTAAAGAGCCTACCTCAGGACTCGCACTCATATCTAGGCCATCAACTACCCAAGGACATACAGTACGAAGCAATAGCAGGTATTATAACATTCACCATTGCTGTAttcttttcattcaaaaaattaACATACTACCCATTGCAAGGTCCTCAAAAGTTGATAACTTTAAATCACTATTTACATGAGATTCGTATGAACAAGGCCACCAATGTAGATAATTTAATTGGTAACGACCCCTATGGTGAAATAAACCATACTCCTAATTTCATCGATATTCATGCCAAGAGAGAAGAGACCAAAAGATGGTTAGAGCAAAATGACAAGAAGGAGATTTGA
- the IRR1 gene encoding cohesin subunit IRR1 (similar to uniprot|P40541 Saccharomyces cerevisiae YIL026C IRR1 Subunit of the cohesin complex which is required for sister chromatid cohesion during mitosis and meiosis and interacts with centromeres and chromosome arms essential for viability), translating into MSEIRRSSRIRTKSSEDVQEVEADADLDVSGIESDSSSEEGGNDDDDYEEPSSKKRRKTSNSQSGKGRKRVKSSGNGTTSGSRSSTASKQDQETYLETIKDFQPTELFQVLATSEDLSIDELLRDSLESYSQDRDRFLQEFINLLLCCCGAIARLEVHDVHSNESSNETVGELQLLFQRQKVHEFHLLISKDSKKKSKYPPLYANFVEFMFRLMDVANDLQLLYVESDEDESEIGTGPLIIDLLTWLSPLSVCKIRSLRYIATLTLYLFQDFLTDHVVDLDKNYLSKLSKQLSVENKKKRPNGKTVEKLESTIAEIQSSKMVTQGIIDNIIKLCFVHRFKDVDETIRCESMVHLASWTKSFPEYFLKVTFLKYFGWLLSDSSVTVRLQVLKILPQLISQHHNRAVDNSAVRQFFERFKERILEIALKDSNLEVRLSAVQVLVEVASLGYLEDTEILSISSLIFEDNEIKVSSLGKNSRYLASVAKFFACITEEKFQEFTNNRVLPKELFDVKGSSAVRIGIFMNLLNESLTEYLQKVPQIGSEKRIHILFQAAEFLYPYFGSLIKDICKVLTFEGEFTHESLETPTYTGDNNNEENNDENNRSNLLLPTDSNNIILYVTTLHGLAYGGTHMRGQPKFKVAEAVLPHLDQLIKRLPIESSNVLASILGVFNLFAFEDWIHTGYEKDIRKILEKIIKAFNESTLTSGAQDLKYKSFSETVSQVRKLGFNELDELWLNHISQLKIHLGKFLEEKLHPDVQDTENDENMNTLYGVFLNKLALLGKVYPIEFQENLLSLFLNRFVQRLPQIGVHCQLETIQEIHLKLLALLTTWQLQKWVDILEKSSENDSPSPVSEFSLRTVSSIVKSFKVIFDALSSDTNDNDGTLGDFLLKWSTSNSFIDIIISLKVFELGVAESEKSWRHALRENFVPYVTDSANQVLLKVFLYLESLFANESSEHLDRNPQEDVNLNDIKYDGFGDGCEKELLLFTIKLKGLMKLGLLDEALFSRIALNKEKLGPLYAKVIEDTIFDQDKKGRVPPAHHQKSAINHYNAEELEPIDEQSQEDEPAEIEMLRNDPIDDSEI; encoded by the coding sequence ATGTCTGAAATACGCAGGTCGTCTAGAATTAGGACTAAATCGAGCGAAGACGTTCAAGAGGTGGAAGCTGATGCCGATTTAGATGTAAGTGGCATCGAGAGTGATAGTAGTAGTGAAGAAGGGGGTaacgatgacgatgactACGAGGAgccttcttcaaagaaaaggcGTAAAACCAGCAATTCTCAAAGTGGCAAGGGTAGGAAACGTGTAAAAAGTAGTGGGAATGGTACTACGTCCGGTTCCAGATCTTCAACTGCTTCTAAACAGGATCAAGAGACTTATTTGGAGACAATCAAGGATTTCCAGCCCACCGAGCTGTTTCAAGTACTTGCTACATCTGAAGATCTTTCCATTGATGAGCTGTTGAGAGATTCGCTCGAGAGTTACAGTCAAGATAGAGATAGAtttttgcaagaatttatcaacTTATTACTATGTTGTTGTGGAGCTATTGCTAGATTAGAAGTGCACGATGTGCATAGTAATGAATCATCTAATGAAACCGTCGGTGAATTGCAACTTTTATTCCAAAGGCAAAAGGTTCACGAATTCCATCTTTTAATCAGTAAAGAtagtaagaagaaaagtaAGTATCCACCATTGTACGCAAATTTTGTGGAATTCATGTTTAGACTCATGGATGTAGCCAATGATTTGCAACTGCTTTATGTggaatctgatgaagatgagtcAGAGATTGGTACGGGTCCATTAATCATAGACTTACTCACATGGTTGTCACCATTATCGGTCTGTAAAATAAGATCTTTGAGATACATTGCTACTTTAACGCTGTATCTGTTTCAGGATTTTCTCACTGATCATGTAGtagatttggataaaaacTACCTTTCCAAACTTTCCAAACAACTGTCTGTAGaaaataagaagaaaagaccTAATGGTAAGacagttgaaaaattagaatcaACAATTGCAGAGATTCAAAGTAGTAAGATGGTTACACAGGGAAtcattgataatattaTCAAATTATGTTTTGTGCATCGATTTAaagatgttgatgaaaCAATTAGGTGTGAATCAATGGTTCATTTAGCGTCGTGGACCAAAAGTTTCCCGGAATATTTCCTCAAGGTAACCttcttgaaatattttgGTTGGTTATTAAGTGATTCATCAGTGACAGTTAGATTGCAAGTATTAAAGATTCTGCCACAATTAATCTCACAGCATCATAATAGGGCTGTAGATAATTCGGCGGTACGTCAATTTTTCGAGAGGTTTAAAGAGCGCATATTAGAGATTGCATTAAAGGATTCCAACTTAGAGGTTAGATTAAGTGCAGTTCAAGTATTGGTAGAGGTTGCATCCTTGGGTTATTTGGAAGATACAGAAATTTTATCGATCTCCAGTttaatctttgaagataatgaaatCAAGGTTTCATCTCTtgggaaaaattcaaggTACCTTGCATCCGTGGCTAAATTTTTTGCTTGCATTACAGaggaaaaattccaagaatttaCAAATAATCGTGTTTTACCGAAGGAGTTGTTCGATGTCAAGGGTTCATCAGCGGttagaattggaattttcaTGAACCTTTTAAATGAATCACTGACAGAGTATCTTCAAAAAGTACCTCAAATTGGCTcagaaaaaagaattcatattcttttccaagCTGCAGAGTTTTTGTACCCATATTTCGGATCTCTGATTAAAGATATTTGTAAGGTACTAACatttgaaggtgaattcACCCACGAATCTTTAGAGACCCCGACATACACGGGTGATAATAACAACGAAgaaaataatgatgagAACAACCGTTCTAATTTGCTCCTACCGACTGACTCAAACAATATCATTCTCTATGTGACTACTTTGCATGGATTAGCCTATGGTGGTACTCACATGAGGGGGCAACCGAAATTTAAAGTTGCAGAAGCAGTACTACCTcatttggatcaattgattaaaCGTTTACCTATTGAATCGAGCAATGTCTTAGCATCCATATTAGgtgttttcaatttattcGCCTTTGAAGATTGGATACATACAGGTTATGAAAAAGATATCCGTAAGATTTTAGAAAAGATAATTAAGGCATTCAACGAAAGTACTCTAACATCGGGAGCTcaggatttgaaatacaaATCATTCTCAGAAACTGTGTCTCAAGTCAGGAAACTGGGATTCAATGAGTTAGATGAACTATGGTTAAACCATATTTCGCAATTGAAAATCCATTTGGGTAAATTCCTTGAGGAGAAACTGCATCCTGATGTCCAAGACACGGAAAATGACGAAAACATGAATACTCTATATGGGGTGTTTTTGAATAAATTGGCATTATTGGGCAAAGTATACCCAATAGAATTCCAAGAAAATTTATTGTCACTCTTCTTGAACAGATTTGTACAAAGATTACCTCAGATAGGAGTTCATTGTCAATTAGAAACCatccaagaaattcatcTGAAATTATTAGCGCTGCTAACCACATGGCAATTACAAAAATGGGTCGATATCCTTGAAAAATCGTCAGAAAACGATTCTCCATCACCAGTttcagaattttctttGCGGACCGTTAGTTCTATTGTGAAATCTTTCAAGGTTATCTTTGATGCACTGTCAAGTGATACCAATGATAACGATGGTACTCTAGGGGACTTCCTTCTAAAATGGTCCACCAGTAACTCTTTTATCGATATTATAATATCATTAAAAGTATTTGAACTGGGTGTAGctgaatctgaaaaatcATGGAGACATGCTTTACGTGAGAATTTTGTTCCCTATGTTACTGATAGTGCCAACCAagttcttttgaaagttttcCTGTATTTGGAGAGTTTATTTGCCAATGAATCATCTGAACATTTGGACAGAAACCCGCAAGAAGATGTGAATCTCAACGATATTAAATACGATGGCTTTGGAGACGGTTGCGAGAAGGAACTTTTACTATTCACAATAAAATTGAAGggattgatgaaattgggACTTTTAGATGAAGCTCTCTTCTCTAGAATAGCACTAaacaaggaaaaattgggaCCACTATATGCCAAAGTGATCGAAGATACCATATTTGATCAAGACAAGAAGGGAAGAGTTCCACCCGCTCATCATCAGAAGAGTGCCATAAACCATTATAATGCAGAGGAATTGGAACCTATTGATGAACAATcacaagaagatgaacctgctgaaattgaaatgcTTAGAAATGATCCAATAGATGATTCGGAGATATGA
- the ATG45 gene encoding Atg45p (similar to uniprot|P40543 Saccharomyces cerevisiae YIL024C Hypothetical ORF), with protein MSNIVLVIPREVVGRSPKDKIVITGEFDNWQHSDYVLQYDEIQGYKVEIPRLNGKEKAMFKLLVNDCDWVTLSYFETITDNCGHTNNVLNYHDYELNDNLDDITISSVQDDLRQQEQLLNYTRNDYEEKEGEPKEVAISVSGSHEQSIPDERTPSEEIDSTQAATNDYVNISSHGELSSTEDLDCDFSGDDDLEETIQYGSNIHFNPNQRPLNGLVSIVKRAKTYWNN; from the coding sequence ATGTCAAACATTGTTCTTGTTATTCCGAGGGAAGTCGTTGGTCGTTCGCCAAAGGATAAGATAGTTATTACAGGTGAATTTGACAACTGGCAACATTCTGACTATGTTTTACAATACGATGAAATCCAGGGCTATAAAGTAGAAATACCAAGATTAAATGGCAAGGAAAAGGCAATGTTCAAATTGTTGGTCAATGATTGTGACTGGGTCACACTCTCTTATTTTGAAACAATCACTGATAACTGCGGTCATACCAATAACGTTCTTAACTATCACGATTATGAGCTTAACGATAATCTGGATGACATTACCATCAGTAGTGTACAAGATGATTTGAGGCAGCAGGAACAGCTTCTTAACTACACGAGAAACGACTACGAAGAAAAAGAGGGAGAACCCAAGGAAGTCGCCATATCTGTATCTGGAAGCCACGAACAGTCTATTCCAGATGAAAGAACACCTTCAGAAGAGATAGATTCTACTCAAGCGGCTACAAATGATTACGTCAATATTTCTTCTCACGGGGAATTGAGTAGCACTGAAGATTTAGACTGTGATTTTTCTGgagatgatgatttggaGGAGACTATCCAATACGGTTCAAACATTCATTTTAATCCAAACCAAAGGCCATTGAATGGGCTGGTTTCCATTGTTAAAAGAGCCAAAACCTACTGGAATAACTAA
- the YKE4 gene encoding Zn(2+) transporter YKE4 (similar to uniprot|P40544 Saccharomyces cerevisiae YIL023C Hypothetical ORF) has product MLKNYQSNQLYTCTIACYKKSLRMGATYLSLLAILITKASGHKHHDHEHLLENSHVAGSSAFIHHLQNYLFPFNARYNSMLATLIIQLMPCVVIQLIPGLKNGGDSPILSILVAFALGTLLGDVLLHLIPEIFDSIVESVNPHTDGLILGSAIFVGFLLFLFLDKSIRILSQDGGIHSHSHGHSHSHTEVSEKDKKDKKEHQDSTSPLLNIATGFIHNATDGIALASSFYTSKHVGVTTSVAVIFHEIPHELGDFAILLANGFTFPQALKSQFVTSLGALMGTAIGCALNEMSTTQEQSLEKSSGFDASQLLLPITAGGFLYLSTVGVVPQLLQSSSSPRDSNKNKAQEFKKWFAQLTAILTGFSLMLYIALQE; this is encoded by the coding sequence atgttgaaaaattatcaaagTAACCAACTATATACATGCACCATCGCATGCTATAAGAAATCCTTGAGAATGGGTGCTACTTATCTATCATTGCTAGCTATTTTAATTACGAAGGCTTCAGGCCACAAGCATCATGATCATGAACATCTGCTAGAGAATTCTCATGTTGCAGGAAGTAGCGCCTTTATCCATCATTTGCAAAACTACTTATTCCCCTTTAATGCTCGCTATAATTCAATGCTAGCCACTCTAATTATCCAATTAATGCCATGTGTTGTAATTCAACTGATTCCCGGTCTTAAAAATGGTGGCGATTCTCCCATCTTGTCGATACTAGTGGCATTTGCCTTAGGTACATTGCTAGGAGACGTTTTATTACATTTAATTCCAGAAATCTTTGACAGTATCGTTGAAAGTGTCAACCCTCATACAGATGGATTGATTTTGGGAAGTGCGATCTTCGTAGGCTTTCTGCTGTTCCTTTTCCTAGATAAATCCATCAGAATCCTAAGCCAAGATGGTGGAATCCATTCCCATAGCCATGGCCATTCACATTCGCATACAGAAGTTTCGGAGAAGGACAAAAAGGATAAGAAGGAACACCAAGATTCTACATCACCACTGTTAAACATCGCTACTGGTTTCATCCACAACGCTACCGATGGAATCGCCCTAGCTTCGTCATTTTACACTTCCAAGCACGTTGGTGTTACAACTTCCGTTGCCGTAATCTTTCATGAAATTCCTCACGAATTAGGTGATTTCGCCATTCTACTGGCAAATGGCTTCACTTTTCCTCAGGCACTTAAATCTCAATTCGTAACCTCCTTGGGGGCATTGATGGGCACCGCTATAGGATGCGCTCTTAATGAAATGTCCACTACGCAAGAACAAAGCCTAGAAAAGTCATCGGGATTTGATGCCTCCCAATTACTACTACCAATTACAGCTGGGGGATTCCTCTACTTATCTACAGTAGGCGTTGTCCCTCAGCTACTGCAATCGTCTTCATCGCCCAGGGACAGTAACAAGAACAAGGCACAGGAGTTCAAGAAATGGTTCGCCCAATTGACAGCTATACTTACAGGATTCAGTTTAATGCTCTATATAGCCTTACAAGAATGA
- the RSC8 gene encoding Rsc8p (similar to uniprot|P43609 Saccharomyces cerevisiae YFR037C RSC8 One of 15 subunits of the 'Remodel the Structure of Chromatin' (RSC) complex essential for viability and mitotic growth homolog of SWI/SNF subunit Swi3p but unlike Swi3p does not activate transcription of reporters), translating to MSGTEQQPSVENTDTTGTDPGNSASAPPLLPHLQQQQQQLQQHESAEINYEQEAQKLEDKALRFLAKQAHPVIIPSFAAWFKFSEIHEIEKRSLPDFFDDSSRFKTPKAYKDARNFMINTYRLSPYEYLTMTAVRRNIAMDVASIVKIHAFLEKWGLINYQIDPRSKPTLIGPSFTGHFQVILDTPQGLKPFVPPELTTDDNGETAKPASTEGFTEEQTVKREKFPINLSLKTSVYDTTQDFNALQSRDKSSRQIHKTYICHTCGNDAVVVRYHNLRARDANLCSRCFQEGHFGANFQASDFVRLENDAPTGKRHWSDQEVLLLLEGIEMYEDQWEKIVDHVGGTKTLEECVEKFLSLPIEDNYIDDVIGSGKKASSSLAGNGDAGTGDVKPFDSVKAVDVTIKALLDGLHKQTLEEAVPLSARNASQKYLQETQSVVQELAQLTLKKLGIRFEQMNKVETALQQEKRRYVEESEKMLNDRISLSKQVNEINSELSKLNVSKKLVLVSEQVDSGIKLVEEENQEQQDKEILGKKSEEEMEAISQAEPQVYKPWSL from the coding sequence ATGAGTGGTACTGAGCAACAGCCCAGTGTGGAAAACACTGATACAACTGGTACTGACCCAGGAAATAGTGCGAGCGCTCCACCATTGTTACCCCATTtacagcaacagcaacaacagctaCAACAACATGAATCCGCCGAGATAAACTACGAACAAGAAgctcaaaaattggaagataaGGCACTTAGATTCTTAGCTAAGCAAGCACATCCTGTAATTATCCCATCCTTTGCCGCATGGTTTAAATTCTCAGAGATACATGAAATTGAGAAAAGGTCACTACCAGACTTCTTTGACGATTCATCAAGGTTTAAAACCCCAAAGGCCTATAAGGATGCCAGAAACTTTATGATTAACACTTATCGACTCTCACCATATGAATATCTTACCATGACCGCTGTAAGAAGGAACATTGCCATGGATGTCGCGTCTATCGTCAAGATCCATGCATTTTTAGAGAAATGGGGGTTAATCAACTACCAGATAGATCCACGTTCCAAACCAACTTTAATTGGTCCAAGCTTTACAGGTCACTTCCAAGTAATTTTGGATACGCCACAAGGTTTGAAACCATTTGTACCACCAGAGTTAACTACTGACGATAACGGTGAAACGGCAAAGCCTGCATCCACTGAAGGATTTACAGAGGAGCAAACTGTAAAGCGTGAAAAATTCCCCATAAATTTATCGCTAAAGACAAGCGTTTACGATACGACACAAGATTTTAACGCATTGCAATCGAGGGATAAAAGTTCAAGACAAATTCACAAGACTTATATCTGTCACACGTGTGGTAACGATGCGGTAGTGGTACGTTATCACAATTTGCGTGCAAGAGATGCCAACTTGTGTTCAAGATGTTTCCAAGAAGGTCATTTTGGTGCTAATTTCCAAGCTTCAGATTTCGTAAGGTTAGAAAATGATGCCCCCACAGGCAAAAGACATTGGTCGGACCAAGAagtattattactgttgGAAGGTATCGAAATGTATGAAGATCAAtgggaaaaaattgtagacCATGTAGGCGGTACcaaaactttggaagaatgTGTGGAGAAATTTTTAAGCCTACCGATTGAAGACAATTACATTGATGATGTTATAGGATCGGGCAAAAAAGCAAGTTCGTCTTTAGCAGGAAATGGAGATGCCGGTACTGGTGATGTCAAACCATTTGATTCTGTGAAGGCCGTGGACGTTACGATAAAAGCACTTTTAGATGGTCTTCACAAGCAAACGTTGGAAGAAGCTGTACCGCTATCTGCTCGTAACGCATCACAAaaatatttacaagagaCACAATCAGTGGTTCAAGAACTGGCGCAATTAACATTAAAAAAGTTGGGTATAAGATTTGAGCAAATGAACAAAGTGGAAACTGCGCTACAACAGGAAAAACGTAGATACGTGGAGGAATCagaaaaaatgttaaatGACAGAATATCACTAAGCAAACAAGTAAATGAAATCAATTCTGAACTATCCAAATTAAACGTctcaaaaaaattggtgCTGGTATCAGAGCAAGTTGACTCAGGTATAAAGCTGGTTGAAGAGGAGAaccaagaacaacaagataaagaaatattAGGTAAGAAATCTGAGGAAGAAATGGAGGCCATCTCACAGGCAGAACCTCAAGTATACAAACCTTGGTCTTTGTAA